The region TGATTTTGCCAAACAAAATCCATTGGTGGTGATCGGCGGGGCGGTTGTTTTGGGGTTGACGATTGGAAGCCTTAGCCGGCGTGACCGCAAGGCAGCCAGGACAGGCGGAATTCTCGCCCGGATCGCTATCGACGCCGCAATAGGATTTGCGCTGGCAATGTATGAGAAAGCCAATCATGCACCAAAGGAAGTTGGTCTTGCGAAGGGCCAGGATTTGATCGAGCAACAAAAGACCGATCAAGAATAGACCTACACAAGCCCCTCCCCTTGCCTCTGCGGCACACTTGTTTATTTCGCGCGGCATCAGAACAAGCTTACAGGACAATCCATGGCCGAACTCGAAACCAAACAACGACTCCACCTTGTTATGGGTGGCCGCGTCAGTGATCCGCGATCATACGAATTTCAGGACCCGGAAAGCATCCACGTCGTCGGCGTGTTCAGCAATTATGAGGACGCGGTTGAGGCATGGCGTGGCCAGGCCCAGCGCACCGTTGATGATGCTGAAATGAAGTATGTCGTGGTGCACATTCACAAGCTGCTCGAACCGGACGCATAAATCCAACTAATGTCGTATTCTCTTCGCCTGTTCCGGAGCATCGATGCCGCACGCCTCGGCGAAATCTTCGCGGAAGCTGTCCGCGTTGTGGGTGCGCATGGCTATACGAACGAGCAAGTTGCAGCATGGGCGGCGAGGTCACCCGCCGCAGAATCTCGCATCTTTGAGCGCATATCGGCAGGCGATAGGATAATGGTCGCAGTTGGCTCAGACGATGATCCTGTCGCCTACGCCATTCTCGAACAAGACGGACATCTGGACCACCTCTACTGCCACCCGGATCACACTCGGCAAGGTTTGACTGATTTGCTGCTAGAAGCGGCCGAGGAACAAGCACGTGCGCGGGGGTGTTCGCGCCTATACACCGAAGCGAGCGAGCTTGCTCGCCCGGCATTTGAACGTGCGGGCTATATCGTGACGCATAGACGCGACTTTTCCATCGCACATGCCGGGCAAGATGTGCCGATCCACAACTACGCGATGGAGAAAGCGCTCGATTGAACGCCGCTCAATTCGAGATCAGATGAATTCGATCTTGCTGACGAGATAGAACTTGTCGCCTGACGGGACAGTCACTTCGATCTCGTCGTCGACCTCTTTGCCGATCAGAGCGCGCGCAAGCGGTGAACTGTAAGAGATGCGGCCCGATGCCACATCAGCTTCTGTTTCGCCAACGATCTGATATTTGATCGGCTTATCGTTTTCATCAAGCAATGTAACGGTCGCGCCGAATACAATCCGGTTACCGCTCAACGTTGCAGGATCTATAATCTGCGCGCGGCTCACCTTGCTTTCGATGTCGCCGATCATGGCCTCAACCTGGCCCTGACGCTCCTTCGCGGCATGATATTCAGCGTTCTCGGACAGATCGCCATGTGCGCGAGCTTCCTCAATCGCATCAACAATCTTGGGTCGTTCCTCGCGCAGCACTTTGAGGTCGGCTGTCAGCCGTTCGTAACCCTCTGCCAGCATTGGAACCTTTTCCATCGTAGCCATCCAGTCTTTCCTTCAGCGCTCTTCCCTACTGAAATCACAGTCATTTCGAACGTGACCGCTTCTGTCGAAGCGGCTTGGTCACGCTTGAAATGTGGGGAAAGAGCTAAGTTTCGCTAGCGATAATAGTCCTGCAATGACCGGACTTCAAGGTCACTTGCGCTTATAGCACGAATTGCATTGGCAACGGCCAGCGATGCGGCGGCTGTTGTATAGTATGGTAACTTCGCCTCCAGGGCCGAAGCGCGGATCGATTTTGAGTCCAGCAAGCTCTGCCAGCCTTCGGTTGTATTGAAAATCAAATCCACATCGCCATCGATGATTTTGTCGACAATATGCGGCTGTCCTTCGGCAACCTTGTTGACGCGTTCAACGGCCAATCCCTGCTCGCTCAGATAGGTCTGCGTGCCGCCTGTGGCAATTGCGCTGAAGCCTTGCTCG is a window of Altererythrobacter rubellus DNA encoding:
- a CDS encoding DUF4170 domain-containing protein, with translation MAELETKQRLHLVMGGRVSDPRSYEFQDPESIHVVGVFSNYEDAVEAWRGQAQRTVDDAEMKYVVVHIHKLLEPDA
- the greA gene encoding transcription elongation factor GreA, which produces MATMEKVPMLAEGYERLTADLKVLREERPKIVDAIEEARAHGDLSENAEYHAAKERQGQVEAMIGDIESKVSRAQIIDPATLSGNRIVFGATVTLLDENDKPIKYQIVGETEADVASGRISYSSPLARALIGKEVDDEIEVTVPSGDKFYLVSKIEFI
- a CDS encoding GNAT family N-acetyltransferase, whose translation is MSYSLRLFRSIDAARLGEIFAEAVRVVGAHGYTNEQVAAWAARSPAAESRIFERISAGDRIMVAVGSDDDPVAYAILEQDGHLDHLYCHPDHTRQGLTDLLLEAAEEQARARGCSRLYTEASELARPAFERAGYIVTHRRDFSIAHAGQDVPIHNYAMEKALD